The Sander lucioperca isolate FBNREF2018 chromosome 4, SLUC_FBN_1.2, whole genome shotgun sequence DNA segment CTCTTTATACTTCACACACAGTTATTCCATGCGCAGTTACGCATACAGgaacattttctttcatttagaGGGAAAACAGGAACATTCATTCTGTCTCATCCAACAGCAGCATTAGTTCATTCAGTTTTCATtaagtgtaaaaaaaagaaaaaaaagaaactccaCACAATATTAACTTTACAGCAAAATAATCTCCATTATTAACACAAATTACATTAACAGGAAATAATACATGCATCTTCTTTCCAATGATCATATTTTACATTTAGCCTACTTACTAGTGGCCCACTACAAAATTAAGTTACCTTGGTGATTTAACTCTTTCCTAGATGCATATGTGATATGAGGTGTTATCAGGTGTCTTTAACCTGCAGAACATCCCTGGCTGTGATCCAGTATATCCTACACCACATTTCCATTTACGGTAGTCAGTAGGGGACATTattcttacttacttactcactcTGTCATCTAGGGTTCTTAATGTATAATTttatcatcctcctcctcctcctcctcctcccagccTTCATCTCAGTGTCCGGTGAGTGTCCTCTCCACCTGGACGAGGTGCGTCACTTCCTGACCCTGTGCCCTGAGCTGTCTCTTGGCTGGTTCGAGGAGGGACGTCTGGTGGCTTTCATCATCGGCTCACTGTGGGACCAGGAGAGGCTTACCACGGTAAGACAGAGCGGAGGACACCTGGACAGTGATTTATCTCAGGCTGACTGGCAAGACGAGGTTCAAAACAGATTAACAGAAGAGCTTTTGAAAGATTTAAGGGCAAATTTATGGTATAATGTCTTTTGAAATTCAGTGGATGAGTATAAATGTTCCACAGATCCACCTAAATCTCACTGGAACAATTCAGATGTGTGGGAGTAAGCATGTGTAGTGAAATGCAGGGTGGCATACTCTTGAGGCTGTATGTGcaataaagaataataatactaataattataataataataataataataataataataataataataataataataagaacaaGTGTCAAAGTAAgaattaaaaaacaatattaagaTAAAACATTAGAAATACATGTAATTAAGCATTAAAATGCGTTGGAATTTTTCAGTATATACAAATCTAAACGTCACAGTTGTAAGTACAACATTTTGTACATACTcaagaataaatatacaaatgtgCAGGGCAGTgcctatacagtctatgggcagTGCAAAGGAAGGCTTAACAAGGCAGATGATAAACAGAATGACGTTGTCAGACGTTGCGGTATGTCAAATTAAAATTCAACTTTTGAAATGTTAAAACCAGGTTTCTGTTGCATCTTTGAAGCTCCAAAGATCTGTGTGTCAACTTTATTTGCCTTATTTTCCCAAATGTGATTCTGGTGGCGAGCACAAACACTCGACTGCCTTTTGCTGAACAATGGCCGCTGGAGCCACAAGCGGTTATTACAGGATAACAGGAAATGCTAAAACATAGTGAGAAGAATCATAAAGTCAGCACACTTCCTCAATAACGTCAGTAGCATAATCAGCAAAAGTTAgttaacattagccaccataagctactggtcataccagatcAAGTGATGCTGTAGCATTAAAACTGAGTGTTGAATTGAGCTGAAAGGTGCATTTTAATGCTTATGATTTCAGTTTTTCTCTTATAAGAAGAATATATTATTTCTTATTTCAAAAGTTACACTGTATGGCTTTAAGGCTGTCTCCCAAACAGCAGAGAAAGCTGGACTCATTCAACATGGactttttaatttgtttgtctCTTTGGTATCAAGTTTTTATAGGTAAAACTTGCCACCCGAAGCCCAACAGGTTTACCAACAATTCAGCATTTACCCGTTCTTACATCTCTCCCTTCCCTCTCTTCTGTTTCCCAGGATGCCCTCACTCTCCATAAGCCTCACGGGAGCACCGTCCACATCCACGTCCTAGCTGTCCACCGGACCTTCCGCCAGCAGGGCAAAGGCTCAATCCTGATGTGGCGCTACCTGCAGTACCTCCGCTGTCTGCCCTACGTCCGCCGCGCCGTGCTCATGTGTGAAGATTTCCTGGTTCCCTTCTACCGGAAGTCAGGTTTCAAAGTGCGGGGCCCCAGTGAGATCACGGTGGGGCCCCTCGCCTTCATCGAGATGTTGTACCCAGTCAGGGGCCACGCCTTCATGCGTCGTAACAGTGGTTGTTGAGGACAGAGGGATTTAATGTGGATTTCCCCTGGCTATCAGTGGTGGTGGGACCACTCCCCTCTTGGAAAAAGAATTAGGGGACGTCTGAGCAGCTATATCGTACTCGATCGACCAGCACAGTGTTTGTGATCCTCACTGTGAGCGAGACTGGTTCAGCAGGCGGCGAGGTGTGTGTTCTGACTGTGAGTCTGCAGACAGACGAGAACAAAGAGCTGCCATCAACAGCGGTTTGGAAAAGTGGTTGAAAACTACAAATATATTGATCTGTAGTttaatgagtaaaaaaaaattaaaaaaaaaaaaaaaaaaaaaaattcctaaAGAATGTAAAACAGTTACTTTTGTATAAaacaattttattttgaaaaacgaaCTATTGTATTCAATAGAATACAGCTGCCTTGTTTCTTTCTTTGCCctatttttatatttgttatttagcCAATATAACATTTTTTCTGGCTAATCTAGTCAATACTAGTATCTGTCCATTATTAATGCATTCATCCTGTATAGTTTTGTATAAACAGCCTGCCTTTCACAGCAGCATTAGAAGATTACGATTTGTTACACTTTGTAACTAATGATGATGAGGGTACGAGTATAAAGTAATATGCCAAAGTAACAGctaaccctaaaaaaaaaaaaaaaaaaaatatggaatGAAAATACAAAGGGATATTAGCAATTAGATAATAAGTCATTAACGTGAACATGCTTATCTGTTTTATATTAAGATTTGAGTGGCCCTGTCTGTCTCCATCAGTGACTGTTGTATGTACTTTACACATAAAATCATCAATAAGTATAtttagtatataaatatattttcctAAATATGTGCTTTGAAAATTCTCCTTGATAGTCTCCTCTCACCTTTCCCCTTGTAGACAATCACCACCTCTGCCTACCAAAGCCTTGAATCAAGACAATAatcttttgttctgtttttttttttttacaatgttttgtttttcaaataatAAAAGGTTATATTTTCTAGCATGTCTGCTTTgaggtgtttttattttgaaagttgtCGAGAGAACAATTTTAGCGCAAGGTCCATTCAGTAGCTTTTTGATATCGCATAATTTGAAATGGACTGTTACAGGAATTTGTGCTTGTTAAATGTACAACATTAATTTAGATCcacaaaaatttaatttgcagttaTTCTCCCTTTAATGTAAATTCTTTTTTAGAGAGTTCTCTTTTAGGGTCAAAGCTCTCAATGGTGTAGCGCCAAATGTACAGAAAATGGTGTGAAATTATAATAGACAAAACAAGTTGTGATGCCAAATAGTGTTCAGTGGTTAATTGTGCTTGGTATTAACAGGAAATTAAActtctctctgacacacataACCTTCAATTTGCTAGAGTGGCATTTATTTTGACATGACTGCATTAATGCACAGAATTTCACATATAAAACTGAAGCAAAACATAACAGTACCTTGTCCATGTACTAAAATTCATTTTAAACGTTCCCTTTGTATACCAATAAAtagaaaagagtgaaatgatTTGGTCCCGATGCAAACACAGCAGTGAAACTGTGCATACAGTCATGACTGAAGATGTGGGTTGTTGCGGTTTAGATCAAACACTCACATGTTGAAAGGCACAGTAAAGAGGTTTCCTAAAACGAGGTGGATGTCATTATTCACACTTACTATTACAGTGTGAAGGCAGATTCCTATTTTAAACAGATGGCCTTTACAATCTCAATACAGTGGAGTTGAAACTGATTCAAACATTTGAATTGTCCAACATACAACCTATTCTGTATTTAACAACTCCACAAGATGATCAGTGGGTCAGCCCCACATACAATCTCACATAAGCTCATAACTCACTTAACTCATATAATCCTCCAAACAACAGTCATGACGGTGGCTTTCCTAACAGCTGAGGTCAACACATgccagagtcacacacacaacaacaaactcCATCTAAGACAAAAGCCAGGAACTCATGGGAGAAATCTTTCACTTCAGGTGTTACGACTTCTTAAAAACACTTCTCACATTGTCAGGGACCCACCACAACAGCAACAATCTACTGTGGGTCAATGACCACAACCCAAGCAATCGGCTGCTAGCGTCCAGACAATTAGAAATGTGTGGGAGAAGAGTAAATGTAAGGGACAAGACTTTGTCCAAGTTTTGTCTGAATGTGCCTGTTTGAGGAAAATCCTATGTCTGGCTCAGGTGAAACATAAATGACATCTTGTGATTCTATGACAATTTGCTTTTACAGAGTCATAAAATACAGTACAAAACTTACTCTGATCTAACACAACGCCTGTATAGATAATGAATCCTGgaataaatattatttattattttttagagtAAATCAACAAAATGGTTTTGGCACCGCTATGTTAGCGGACAAATATGAGACAATTAGAGCTTGACTGAGAACTTGTTTTTGTGGCAGCGACGTACAGAAAACTAAGTGATTGTGAAGAACAACATGCATATATAAGCAGCATGTGTAGTTGCTTTGGTAGGTTTCGGGTCAGAAAGGTGTTCAACAGATTCAGAAAGTTGATTATGAGCATTTCCCTTAAGTTAAATGAGGCATCTTTGTAAAATGGCATAGTCTGTGTAAGGCAACTAGTGGTTCTAGATAGAAATCTTACCTTAGTTGACCACTGATATTTCACTTTAACTATTCCAACTGCACAGTTAATACTTGGAACACATTGTTACCTTTTGTACAACATTTCACGGCTCCAAATAATAGTGACATGCCAAGTGCATACATACAAAAGAGCGAAGTTTTTAACTCAGAAAGCATTTCACGACTGTTAAAACATACAGAAGCAGCAGAACTAAATGACAGCGTTTGTAGTGTTTAACCCCTGAAAACATGAATCAGTGGCAGGAGGCATCTGATGTATCTTAGTTCACTGGGCCACAGGATACCAGATGACCCACCATGGCATCAGTCTTCCTTTTCATTTCAGCGGTTTGTCATCCATAGAGTTAAAGGGAAACAAGATCATAGGCCAGAGGTGATTTCATTTGGCTTCTTTAGATTGATGTGACTTTGAACTGAAGGAACCAGACAGTCTCTTGCTCTGCAGATCTCTTCCTTTAGGTCCACCCAGCTCTATGCAGTTTTGACGTCCTGAGTATCTTTTCCTGTCCTCCGATTCCAAGGAGCCCATTAGCAAATTAACATGCTAAGAAGTGCCAGACTTGACTGAGGATTAAAAAGGTTGAGTAAAGTTTTACGGAAGTGAACAAGTCAGCAGGCTGAGAAGAGACTGATTCAGTTCTATGCAAATGGACTTTGATCAGGTCCTTTGATGAGCGAATAATAAAAAATACGATTGCCACATACTTAAAGCCACCGAGTTGACCTGGAAACAGCTGACCCGATCATTGGCAAGAAGATAGAAAATCAGTAGCCTAGAGACTAGTGCACCACATTGTCAATGTTATGGTCTATGTCATACTTTTCACAGAACTTGCTCGTAAAAGGTAGGCAGGTGAGATGCTCCAGCCAGTGCCAGTTAATCGGGTAAATATAAAACCAAACGATGAGGGAAGAGAACAGCCCGATGTAGGCCAACATAGAGACAGCAATGAGGATACGTTTTCGGTACTTGTCAAAGGTCCCGAAGGTGACGTAGGGCAGGAAGGCGAAGGAGAGCAGCAAGCCGCTGAGGAAACCAAAGATGTGGGCGATGTTGTCAATCCACGGCAGGAGGCCgcacaggaagaggaagaggacgatGCCCAATAGCTTGACAAAGGCTTTCCATGGCTTCTCCAGAATCTGCCAACCTTGAAACAGCTCTACAAAAAGGCAAGCGAGGAGTCCAAACTGAGACCCTGCTGGACCCACCTGGATGGAGAGCACAAGAGAAGAAGACAAGTTACAGACTTGACAGACCAATTTAACAAAGGAAGGATTTTAGTCCCGATAAAAAGATTACAGTTATTCCATATTGCCACTTACACAGAAAACACCCCCCACAATGTGTATACTAAAGACTCACATGTATGACTgagcacagaacacacacatccTCTCGGAGATATAATGCATACATCCTGCTGACTGGTGGTGACGCAGAGGTTTTGGGGGACCTTGACATTAGTTGACAGCATTCTTGTTAATTTCTATTTGCTTCAAATAACAATTTGTCTTCTGAACAGTGAGTACCTACTCCACTTATTTGGTAGATAACACGGGGTCATACAAGTACTGCAGGTCGTATAGATTTGAGTTCAAATGTGCTGCATGTTATTTGTTTCCCCGTGAGTTATCAGTAATGTGTCCTATCACGTTCTTGATGATAAATACATATTTCCCGAAAGCTAAAGACAATTAAACTTTCATGTCTGCTTATGTTGTTTGCACACTGCTCCAGAGGATTTAGTCATACAATaagcaatacacacacacacacacacacacacacacacacacacacacgacagtaTTTTAGGTAAGAATTATTTAAACtctgttatttatatttctgttgtgttatTTTGTCTATGCATTGCTGTCTTTTTACTTTCTTTGTTGAATTTCTGTTTTTGCGAAAGAACTACAGTACGAGTCCTGGGTCAGGCAGTAAAGGTGAGAAGATTAGAGTGACGTCAGGGCTAATTGGAGGCTTGGCCTGGTCAGAGGCAGGTGGCTAATCTGTGAAGACATCAAACTCCCACCAACAGAAAAGGAGCATGGCACAACACTCCGCCCACACATCACAGACACGCAGGCTGACATGTTCCTAACACTTGTCTAACACACTTAAAAGCAGGTCCACATTTGGTAATTTGTGTGGACTTACTATCATTTTTGTCAAGTTATGCATCAGGTGGCATGACTACCTTCCAAAAGATAAAAAAGGTTAACCTCCAGTTTTAGCAACTCCGAGTAATATGTTTGGTACCTTAAGTATTGATTCCGGACACTGAGGGGAGCAAACGTCACGTAAAACCAGGTCTACTTCAGCTTACATGAGTATAACCTGGGTATTCCAAGACAGACTGACTGTTTTCCTCATCCTAATTCCTCTTGGCAAGTGACACATATAATCTCCACTTTCACTTCCAGGTGACCATTTATTCAGATCATAAAAGTACAGGTTTAGAGagctgataaaataacaaataatcaACTACACCACTTGCAGCCACAagactgtgtgtatatattttaatgtgtgCATTTTTCAATTGTATCCTTTTTAAACCTTACGTGCACACTGGTCTGGACTCATAAATGCATTCTGCCATCAAAATGTCAAGTGTAACAACAACCAATCTTATTGAAGGCAGATGAAAAACTACTCCTCATTTACAATCCATAACGTTCTAGTTTAGCAGCAAAGACGCTGAAGCACCTAAAACATCATGTGGTAAAGCAGTCTGGTAATGAGACAATGAAAACATTATTTACTTAAGTGAGTTGGACATGACTATCAGTTGAACAGatgcaaaatgtaaattaaCAGCCGAGAgcattgttttactttttatagTAATAGCAATATATGACATTCACTCTCACAATTCCTTAGATCTGCTTTACTCCTGAGAATTATCATTATTCCGATCACAGTTGCCACAGGGTCTCCTTAATGTAACAGTTAAAGGATAATCCACTTAAACTGCCTCCTTAAGCGCCTTGACCGCCCTGTGTTGTGCCTTGCATGTGGTTTTCTCTGGTTATTCCTAGTGTGTGAAGACCTGCGAGCTGGTCAGTGCTAAGCAGAGCTGGATGGTGGGATTTCTGGCTCTCACGTCAAAGTACGTCACACTGAGAGCCACCTCATGTCACACCACGCAAATATCAGACGAGAGCAATTGGAGTTGTCTTATGAAGAAGACAACAGATGTCTCAGTGACAATGGGACATAAATACAAAGGCCAAGAAGCGAAATAAAGTCTGTCATTGTTAACGAATTAAGTGCTCTCTTTACTTATACACTACAATTGCCCATTATATGAACTGTTTTATAGGTGTGCCAGGAGAAACCTTGTGTGTTCATAAAGGTGTACAGACCAGAAGCATCACCAGACAAGTCTAGTCTTTGCAacaaattgtttttgtttaaaagaaaaaaatgtgatcCCATTCACTAAATACCTCGGCAGTGACCTTAGTTAACCCACACAATGGCATTAGTCTAATCTCTTAAGGGGAAAGTGAGCTTTTACAGACACACTGGTAAAAAGGAGGTAATCAAGAGTTCTTTTCACAAGCTGACTGATTAGCACAgatcaacatgttttttttttgcaaagatTATTATACTTTGGTTTAGAAACTTCTATAAAAGTAGAGTTACTCCAAAAAAGAACAGAGGAACTGTTGCAGTTTCAGACCTGTGGTGTTTCCGGAAATGACGGCTATTCTATGCGTTTTAAATATCTCCTGGTTCATTCTTATATTTTCGCCCTGTGTGTATGGCATAAAACATGTGTCCTTCTTTTACACATCCTGATGGATTATTTGTCACTCAAACAATGTTGGTACAGtgacatatttattttacttttaactaATGTCTGCCTAAAATGTACAAGGactgcatttattaaacttcaaAGCTATGATCTGTGTTGGTAAAAATCTGCACAGGTTGTTCTTGAGATGCTCCACATGTTGAtgaaacatttatttcattatattttcaTTAGATCTTTTGTGCTGCCGGgatgaagatgtgtgtgtggtgaagcATCCACGTTTTGCCAAAAAATACACTCAATACCTTTTATTAAATTCCTTCAAAGTCTTCACAACATATATTATAcgagtctggacagacatggatgtaaactgtgTAGGAAATATTTTGTGGAAAATGTGTGTAGAGATCATGAGTGGTTTCGTTCTCTGATCTTCCTGACTACCTGTGAAAAAGCCATCTGACCTGATGAGTT contains these protein-coding regions:
- the aanat1 gene encoding serotonin N-acetyltransferase; the protein is MSVLSAVPFMRPLHMRSPASQGRRHTLPASEFRSLSPEDAISVFEIEREAFISVSGECPLHLDEVRHFLTLCPELSLGWFEEGRLVAFIIGSLWDQERLTTDALTLHKPHGSTVHIHVLAVHRTFRQQGKGSILMWRYLQYLRCLPYVRRAVLMCEDFLVPFYRKSGFKVRGPSEITVGPLAFIEMLYPVRGHAFMRRNSGC